The following proteins come from a genomic window of Rutidosis leptorrhynchoides isolate AG116_Rl617_1_P2 chromosome 10, CSIRO_AGI_Rlap_v1, whole genome shotgun sequence:
- the LOC139872807 gene encoding uncharacterized protein, giving the protein MAFISLSNFFDKVYLMAEGGSRYCSKKSDDICGDICNEDSGRSTTMSRVRCILRGLDLKILVFLFVLVPIVVLNLYVHGQKISYFLRPLWESPPKPFHEIPHYYHENVSMHNLCRLHGWGTREFPRRVFDAVLFSNEVDLLTIRWHELYPYVTEFVLLESNSTFTGLPKTLVFESQRDQFKFVEPRLTYGKIPGRFRKGENPFVEEAYQRLALDYLLKKAGIQDDDLLIMSDIDEIPSRHTINLLRWCDDIPSILHLRLKNYLYSFEFFLDNNSWRASIHRYQTGKTRYAHYRQSDVVLADAGWHCSFCFRRISEFIFKMKAYSHVDRVRFNKFLNPKRVQKVICRGADLFDMLPEEYTFKDIIGKMGPIPHSYSAVHLPAHLLENADKYRFLLPGNCARESD; this is encoded by the exons ATGGCGTTTATTAGTTTATCAAATTTCTTTGATAAAGTGTATTTGATGGCGGAAGGTGGATCTCGTTATTGTTCTAAAAAATCAGATGATATATGTGGTGATATCTGTAATGAG GATTCAGGAAGATCTACAACAATGTCAAGAGTACGGTGTATTCTTCGCGGTCTAGATTTGAAGATACTTGTCTTTTTGTTTGTGTTAGTCCCAATTGTGGTACTTAATTTGTATGTTCATGGGCAGAAAATATCATACTTTTTACGCCCATTATGGGAATCACCACCAAAACCGTTTCACGAAATCCCACATTACTATCACGAAAATGTGTCGATGCACAATCTTTGTAGGCTTCACGGTTGGGGAACTCGTGAGTTCCCTAGGCGTGTTTTTGATGCGGTTTTGTTTAGTAATGAAGTGGACCTTCTTACAATAAGATGGCATGAATTGTACCCTTATGTAACCGAGTTTGTACTCCTAGAATCAAACTCAACTTTCACAGGGTTACCTAAGACTTTAGTGTTTGAAAGTCAACGTGATCAATTCAAATTCGTCGAACCAAGGTTGACTTATGGAAAAATTCCCGGGAGATTTCGTAAAGGGGAGAATCCGTTTGTTGAGGAAGCGTATCAAAGACTCGCGTTGGATTATCTTCTGAAAAAAGCAGGGATTCAAGATGATGATTTGTTGATTATGTCCGATATTGATGAGATACCGAGTAGACACACGATTAATCTCTTGAGATGGTGTGATGATATTCCTTCGATTCTTCATCTTCGTCTCAAGAATTATTTATATTCTTTCGAGTTTTTTCTTGATAATAATAGTTGGAGGGCATCGATTCATAGATACCAAACGGGGAAAACACGATACGCTCATTATCGACAGTCGGATGTTGTGTTGGCGGATGCAGGTTGGCATTGTAGCTTTTGTTTTCGCAGAATTAGTGAATTTATTTTCAAAATGAAAGCTTATAGCCATGTTGATAGAGTGAGGTTCAACAAATTTTTGAACCCGAAAAGGGTTCAAAAGGTAATCTGCAGAGGTGCAGATCTGTTTGATATGTTACCCGAAGAGTACACGTTTAAAGATATTATTGGGAAAATGGGACCCATTCCACATTCCTATTCAGCTGTTCATCTTCCCGCTCATCTTCTAGAGAACGCCGATAAGTACAGATTTTTGTTACCAGGAAACTGTGCAAGAGAAAGTGACTAA